The DNA window cAAAAGCTTGGAGATCCAACTTTTTGGAACCCTAGCAGAACACGATAATTAGCTTCTGAGAGATCTTATCCATATACTTTCCTGCGACTAATTCAGTCAAAGAGATCGACATGTAACTCAAACTTAGAAACACACAAGATTTTTGATTTAAagatgcattttttttaaaaaaaaattgcgtTCTCCCTAGAAAATTGATGACAACTCCATAACTCCTTCAACTTGAGTACTACAACTTTCTTCCAGCAACCATTTCTCAAGAAACGATAATGGAGGGTTGGTTTCGATTTTCGGCTTATCCTCGTGCATGAAATGAAGCTTTTCTTGATCGATCAATCCACTGTTTTCAGAACCCTTTTGGCTAGAATCAcaagaaactgatttttcacaAGCCATTCTGTTCAAATTGTGATTATAGGACAGAATACATTGCAATTCGTCATTCGGATTCATCCCATTAATCCCTTCATCATTCTCGATTTCAGGCTTGTAACACTGAATCGATGcaggagcagcagcagcagtcGGATTAGTAGTGTCGCATTCCGCAGAAATATCACGGTAAGGAATTTTCTCGTGGTTATTGGTTTGGAAGGGGGATGTTCTCATCCAACCTTCCAAGAGTCTTGATATGTTCGCTGCACTCGAGGCGTACACCGAAGAGTTCGGATCAGTCGTGATGACGCTAGAGTTATACTGATGCTTGCTGTTGTCGAAAACCCTTTCATTGTTGTATTCATTTTTAGGCATGAAATGATGATAAGAAGTGGAGTTATTATGATCAGATCCCATTTGAAATTTCTTGAGTTTCTTTTTCAAGTGTGTG is part of the Primulina huaijiensis isolate GDHJ02 unplaced genomic scaffold, ASM1229523v2 scaffold41279, whole genome shotgun sequence genome and encodes:
- the LOC140969376 gene encoding transcription factor MYB60-like, whose translation is MGSDHNNSTSYHHFMPKNEYNNERVFDNSKHQYNSSVITTDPNSSVYASSAANISRLLEGWMRTSPFQTNNHEKIPYRDISAECDTTNPTAAAAPASIQCYKPEIENDEGINGMNPNDELQCILSYNHNLNRMACEKSVSCDSSQKGSENSGLIDQEKLHFMHEDKPKIETNPPLSFLEKWLLEESCSTQVEGVMELSSIF